Proteins from a genomic interval of Lelliottia amnigena:
- the ydiY gene encoding protein YdiY, which translates to MSLFIICYLSTDAFSLILKKVSETVMVSFFVVRTPLKMKLLKTVPAAMMLAGGVFASMYAAADDTVFTVMDDPSTAQKPFEGNLNAGYLAQSGNTKSSSLTADTTMTWYGNSTAWSLWGNASNTSSNDERSSEKYAVGGRSRYNMTDTDYLFGQASWLTDRYNGYRQRDVFTAGYGRQFLNGPVHSFRFEFGPGVRYDEYTDGDTKTQPLGYASGTYAWQFTDNAKFTQGVSVFGADDTTLNSETALNVAINEHFGLKVAYNVTWNSEPPASAPEHTDRRTTISLGYKM; encoded by the coding sequence ATGAGCCTTTTTATAATTTGTTACCTTTCTACGGATGCCTTCTCATTGATCCTCAAGAAAGTTTCCGAGACCGTGATGGTCTCTTTTTTTGTTGTACGGACTCCCTTAAAAATGAAGCTTTTGAAGACAGTACCCGCTGCAATGATGCTGGCGGGAGGCGTGTTTGCCTCGATGTATGCAGCCGCTGATGATACCGTTTTTACTGTCATGGATGACCCCTCCACTGCGCAGAAACCGTTTGAAGGCAACCTTAACGCTGGTTATCTGGCGCAATCGGGTAACACTAAAAGCTCTTCCCTGACGGCTGATACCACCATGACGTGGTATGGAAATAGCACAGCCTGGTCACTGTGGGGTAATGCGAGTAACACCTCCTCTAACGACGAGCGCTCTTCTGAGAAGTATGCGGTTGGCGGTCGTAGCCGTTACAACATGACCGATACGGATTATCTCTTCGGACAGGCAAGCTGGTTAACAGACCGCTACAACGGCTACCGTCAGCGTGATGTGTTCACTGCGGGTTATGGTCGTCAGTTCCTGAACGGGCCAGTACACAGTTTCCGTTTTGAATTCGGTCCTGGTGTGCGTTATGACGAATACACAGATGGCGATACCAAAACGCAACCGCTGGGTTACGCGTCTGGCACCTATGCCTGGCAGTTCACTGATAACGCCAAATTCACTCAGGGTGTCTCCGTATTTGGTGCTGATGATACGACACTGAACTCAGAGACTGCGCTGAATGTGGCGATTAACGAACACTTTGGTTTGAAAGTCGCTTATAACGTCACCTGGAACTCTGAACCACCGGCTTCTGCTCCGGAACATACAGATCGTAGAACCACGATTTCCTTAGGTTACAAAATGTAA
- the yniD gene encoding protein YniD — translation MPSKRFAKKHWKMVVVLIAICAAMLLLRWAAMLWG, via the coding sequence ATGCCATCAAAACGCTTTGCGAAAAAACACTGGAAAATGGTGGTGGTATTAATCGCTATCTGCGCAGCGATGTTATTATTACGTTGGGCGGCAATGTTGTGGGGCTAA